In Fluviicola taffensis DSM 16823, the following are encoded in one genomic region:
- the bla gene encoding subclass B1 metallo-beta-lactamase encodes MRAFLFSLACFFSIGSNAQLDFKKISDSSYVFSTYHTFDSVRYSAHGFLKITDLGVVMIDTPWDSLQFQPLLDSIKVKFHQSVILVVSTHWHEDRTAGLDYYNQKGISTYSTYATKNLCVENHLPQAKYTFEGDTTFRIGNTIFETYYPGAGHSSDNIVVYFPKEKILVGGCFVKSIEAKDLGNLSDANIGMWPIAAKNLIKKYPKVKTVIPGHQKISSGKKALKYTLKLTKAKYKGRKLDKKKAKH; translated from the coding sequence ATGAGAGCATTTCTTTTTTCACTGGCTTGTTTCTTTTCAATAGGTTCAAATGCCCAGCTCGATTTTAAAAAAATATCGGATAGTTCTTATGTATTTTCAACCTATCATACTTTTGATAGTGTTCGTTATTCGGCGCATGGATTCCTGAAGATTACAGACCTTGGAGTTGTGATGATTGATACACCTTGGGATTCACTTCAATTTCAACCCCTGCTCGATTCGATTAAAGTCAAGTTTCATCAATCAGTTATTTTGGTGGTTTCGACTCACTGGCACGAAGATAGAACTGCAGGACTCGATTATTATAATCAAAAAGGAATTTCAACTTACAGCACTTACGCGACTAAAAATTTGTGTGTCGAAAACCATCTTCCGCAAGCGAAATACACATTTGAAGGAGATACGACCTTTCGAATTGGAAATACGATTTTCGAAACCTATTATCCTGGCGCTGGACATTCTTCTGACAATATTGTGGTATACTTCCCAAAGGAAAAAATATTGGTTGGTGGTTGTTTCGTGAAATCCATTGAAGCAAAAGACTTGGGAAATCTCTCCGATGCAAATATTGGAATGTGGCCCATTGCTGCGAAAAATCTGATTAAGAAATATCCCAAAGTAAAAACGGTGATTCCTGGCCATCAAAAAATAAGTTCAGGTAAAAAAGCACTGAAATATACCTTGAAGCTTACAAAAGCGAAATACAAAGGACGAAAATTGGATAAGAAAAAGGCGAAACATTAA
- the pckA gene encoding phosphoenolpyruvate carboxykinase (ATP), translating into MNEFGKRGKNADLKATIGLENLGNVFWNLTPAELVEDTIIGGQGVLTDTGAIAIETGEFTGRSPKDRFVVRDANTENSVWWGDVNIAVSTEQFDALYNRMKSYLIDKDMYVRDAYACADDKFRMNIRVTTEFPWSNMFAYNMFLRPTDAEIEEFDAEWNIVCAPGFKADPAIDGTRQANFAILNFTRKMIIIGGTGYTGEIKKGIFSVLNYVLPHEKNVLSMHCSANVGEAGDTAIFFGLSGTGKTTLSSDPNRRLIGDDEHGWSDNTVFNFEGGCYAKTIDLSKEKEPQIYDAIKFGAILENIGFHEGTSTPDYTDGSITENTRVSYPIDFIDNIMTPSIGSGPKNIFFLTADAFGVLPPISRLTKEQAMYHFMSGYTAKVAGTEVGITEPTTTFSACFGKAFLPLHPAKYAKLLGEKLEGTDIKVWLINTGWSGGSYGVGSRMKLSYTRAMITAALTGKLDNVSFETLPVFDLSFPTSCPEVPSEILNPRQTWADRAAYDKTASNLADQFVKNFEQYATETSADILAAAPKVIA; encoded by the coding sequence ATGAACGAATTTGGTAAACGAGGAAAAAATGCCGATTTGAAAGCAACAATCGGATTAGAAAATCTCGGTAACGTATTCTGGAATTTAACACCAGCTGAGTTAGTAGAGGATACTATTATCGGAGGTCAAGGTGTTTTAACAGACACTGGCGCAATCGCAATTGAAACAGGTGAGTTTACTGGTAGATCTCCAAAAGATCGCTTTGTTGTTCGCGATGCAAATACTGAAAACAGTGTTTGGTGGGGGGATGTAAATATTGCTGTTTCTACAGAGCAATTTGATGCATTATACAACCGCATGAAGTCTTATTTGATTGACAAAGACATGTATGTTCGTGATGCTTATGCGTGTGCTGATGACAAATTCAGAATGAACATCCGTGTGACAACTGAATTCCCTTGGTCAAATATGTTTGCTTACAATATGTTCTTGCGCCCAACGGATGCTGAAATTGAAGAGTTTGATGCTGAATGGAACATTGTTTGTGCTCCAGGGTTCAAAGCAGATCCAGCGATTGATGGAACTCGTCAGGCGAACTTCGCTATTTTAAATTTCACACGTAAAATGATCATTATTGGTGGTACAGGATATACAGGTGAAATCAAAAAAGGTATTTTCTCTGTATTGAATTACGTATTACCACACGAAAAGAATGTACTTTCTATGCACTGTTCCGCAAACGTAGGCGAAGCTGGAGATACTGCCATTTTCTTCGGATTATCTGGAACAGGAAAAACAACCTTGTCTTCTGATCCGAATCGCCGTTTAATTGGTGATGATGAGCATGGTTGGTCAGACAATACAGTATTCAACTTCGAAGGTGGTTGTTACGCAAAAACAATCGATTTATCGAAAGAAAAAGAGCCTCAAATTTATGATGCAATTAAATTCGGTGCGATTTTAGAAAATATTGGTTTCCACGAAGGAACTTCTACTCCTGATTATACAGATGGATCAATTACAGAAAACACTCGTGTTTCTTACCCAATTGATTTCATTGACAATATCATGACTCCATCTATTGGATCGGGTCCAAAAAACATTTTCTTCTTAACAGCTGATGCATTTGGTGTATTGCCTCCAATCTCTCGTTTAACGAAAGAGCAAGCAATGTATCATTTCATGTCGGGTTACACAGCAAAAGTTGCTGGAACTGAAGTTGGTATTACTGAGCCAACAACAACATTCTCCGCTTGTTTTGGAAAAGCATTTTTACCGCTTCACCCTGCGAAATACGCAAAATTATTGGGTGAAAAATTAGAAGGAACAGATATCAAAGTTTGGTTAATCAACACTGGTTGGTCAGGTGGATCTTACGGAGTTGGAAGCAGAATGAAATTGTCTTACACACGTGCGATGATTACTGCTGCACTTACTGGAAAATTGGATAACGTATCATTTGAAACACTTCCTGTATTTGATTTATCATTCCCTACTTCTTGCCCAGAAGTTCCAAGCGAGATTTTGAACCCTCGTCAAACTTGGGCTGACAGAGCTGCTTATGATAAAACTGCTTCTAATTTGGCAGATCAATTCGTTAAAAACTTCGAGCAATATGCAACGGAAACTTCGGCTGATATTTTAGCTGCAGCACCGAAAGTGATTGCATAA
- a CDS encoding KdsC family phosphatase produces MLKDFDVDGVTELSILDLEAVAEEYEVDFYSLLFKPLFVFDHLKSKIEKIKLLILDVDGVMTDAGMYFAESGDQMKKYNAKDGMGIMKAQEKGLLCAIISSAFTDKMVLNRAEVLNIKHVYVGRDQKITILRQWCEELSISLSQVAMIGDDINDLSIMREIGLSACPKDAVQEVKKEVDIVLTKNGGAGVVREFIDNFLLSEPLKEY; encoded by the coding sequence ATGCTGAAAGATTTTGATGTCGATGGGGTCACTGAATTGTCTATTCTAGATTTGGAGGCTGTTGCTGAAGAATATGAAGTGGATTTCTATTCTTTGTTGTTCAAACCATTGTTTGTCTTTGATCATTTAAAATCGAAAATCGAAAAAATCAAATTATTGATTTTGGATGTTGATGGTGTTATGACGGATGCTGGGATGTATTTTGCAGAATCTGGTGATCAGATGAAAAAATACAATGCCAAAGATGGAATGGGTATCATGAAAGCTCAGGAAAAAGGATTGTTATGTGCAATTATTTCATCTGCATTTACGGATAAAATGGTTTTGAATAGAGCTGAAGTCCTAAATATCAAACATGTTTATGTTGGTCGGGATCAGAAAATAACGATTCTAAGACAATGGTGTGAAGAATTATCCATTTCTTTGAGCCAAGTAGCAATGATTGGCGACGATATTAATGACTTATCAATCATGCGTGAAATAGGATTGAGCGCTTGTCCCAAAGATGCAGTTCAAGAAGTGAAAAAGGAAGTAGATATTGTATTAACAAAAAATGGTGGAGCTGGAGTTGTAAGAGAATTTATTGATAATTTTCTACTTTCAGAACCATTAAAAGAATATTAA
- the elbB gene encoding isoprenoid biosynthesis glyoxalase ElbB: MNFGILLSGCGVYDGAEIQEAVLSMLAVSELGDSYTCIGVNADQFHVINHLTGEPMNESRNMLVEAARIARGNIVPIQDIQPRDIDALIIPGGFGSAKNFTKWAFDGPDGTILPEVKLLIVNLVNIGKPIAALCVSPVVVAKALEGSTIHPSLTLGTTTESSPYDIEAFSQGLQKTGAETTYKTIHEIHVDKVNKIITAPCYMMDASISDVWKNIREAITELKKLATI, encoded by the coding sequence ATGAATTTTGGAATTTTACTTTCTGGCTGTGGTGTTTATGATGGTGCAGAAATTCAGGAAGCTGTATTGAGTATGTTAGCCGTATCCGAGTTGGGCGATTCTTATACATGTATTGGTGTAAATGCCGATCAATTTCATGTAATCAATCACCTAACAGGAGAGCCAATGAACGAATCTCGTAATATGCTTGTGGAAGCTGCAAGAATTGCGCGGGGAAACATTGTTCCCATTCAAGATATTCAACCACGAGATATTGATGCATTAATTATTCCAGGTGGATTTGGTAGCGCTAAAAACTTCACCAAATGGGCTTTTGACGGTCCAGATGGAACTATTTTACCCGAAGTGAAGTTATTAATTGTAAACCTTGTAAATATTGGAAAACCAATTGCAGCTTTATGCGTGAGTCCAGTTGTTGTTGCCAAAGCACTAGAAGGTTCAACTATTCATCCATCTTTGACTTTAGGCACAACTACAGAATCTTCTCCTTATGATATAGAAGCATTTTCTCAAGGATTGCAAAAAACGGGCGCAGAAACGACTTACAAAACCATACACGAAATCCACGTGGATAAAGTCAATAAAATCATCACTGCTCCATGTTATATGATGGATGCATCAATCAGCGATGTGTGGAAAAATATCCGAGAAGCAATCACTGAATTGAAAAAATTAGCAACTATATGA
- a CDS encoding MutS-related protein, with the protein MIPNYNERAATYKVTVNQLNKKLQLIGWSRLIVLVISATCFYFSRDENGIPFLIGAILSLGLFSYLINIHFKTKRKRQVALTYLWLNNSERAFIDESKPYYEDGNEFLDTKHPYSFDIDLFGPHSLFQHLNRTSTVIGSEKLAQSLLQTQSKESLNKTQEAIQEISEDLEWRQAFQVYARLGKDSQEIRNYIDHWQDSKQSISILAIILAFIIPALGLTSMILLWQTGKVYWFNVGVFLFTANMLLFGAISGKIRKEIGKTERIGAALLAYSEMLQLIENRVWKSARLQEIHSKVHSKNQAASALLKESSRIYENMDSINNGMAVFMLNGTIQFHVHVFRSLVKWKKNHRESINQWIEQIAEIESLLSFSNFSVNNPEYTFPNLQNESIFFEELGHPLLSKSIRVSNSIDFSQERFVILTGSNMSGKSTFLRTLGIGIILSNAGSVIPAKSANFSPLPLLVSMRLSDSLEESTSYFFSEVKRLKLIIDNLKNGPAFVLLDEILRGTNSDDKQNGTIGIVEQMVRLGALGMIATHDLEVCETTNLHPTYLKNKCFEVEIRDNDLFFDYKLRNGICQNKSATFIMKKYQVI; encoded by the coding sequence ATGATTCCAAATTACAACGAACGTGCTGCAACTTACAAAGTTACTGTAAATCAACTCAATAAAAAACTTCAGCTCATTGGTTGGTCGAGATTAATTGTTCTAGTAATTTCAGCAACCTGCTTTTACTTTTCAAGAGATGAAAATGGAATTCCATTTCTAATTGGTGCCATTCTCTCCTTGGGTCTCTTTTCCTATTTGATCAATATTCATTTCAAAACAAAACGAAAACGTCAAGTTGCTTTGACTTATTTGTGGTTAAACAATTCTGAACGAGCATTTATCGATGAATCGAAACCCTATTACGAAGATGGAAATGAATTTTTAGACACCAAACATCCTTATTCGTTTGATATTGATCTATTCGGGCCTCATTCCTTGTTCCAGCATTTAAACAGAACATCTACTGTGATCGGAAGCGAAAAACTCGCTCAGTCATTGCTTCAAACTCAAAGTAAAGAATCGTTAAACAAGACGCAAGAAGCAATCCAAGAAATTTCAGAAGATTTAGAATGGAGACAAGCGTTTCAAGTCTATGCACGATTGGGAAAAGACAGCCAAGAAATCAGAAATTACATCGATCATTGGCAAGATTCCAAGCAATCTATTTCAATTCTAGCCATTATTCTAGCGTTTATCATTCCTGCTCTCGGATTAACAAGTATGATTCTTCTTTGGCAAACAGGAAAAGTGTATTGGTTTAACGTTGGAGTATTTCTTTTCACCGCAAACATGCTTCTCTTTGGAGCTATTTCCGGAAAAATTAGGAAAGAAATTGGAAAAACAGAACGCATCGGAGCCGCTCTTTTAGCTTACAGTGAAATGCTTCAACTCATTGAAAATCGGGTTTGGAAATCTGCTAGACTTCAAGAGATTCATTCGAAAGTTCATTCTAAAAATCAAGCGGCAAGTGCTTTATTGAAAGAATCATCTCGGATTTATGAAAATATGGACAGTATCAACAATGGCATGGCTGTTTTTATGTTGAACGGAACCATTCAATTTCATGTTCACGTTTTTAGATCATTGGTGAAATGGAAAAAAAATCACCGAGAATCTATCAATCAATGGATTGAGCAGATTGCAGAAATCGAAAGCTTACTCTCATTCAGTAATTTCAGTGTAAATAATCCAGAGTACACATTTCCCAATTTACAAAATGAATCCATTTTCTTTGAAGAATTAGGCCATCCTTTACTTTCGAAATCAATCCGGGTTTCCAATTCTATTGATTTTAGTCAAGAGCGATTTGTGATTTTAACAGGATCCAATATGTCAGGTAAAAGTACCTTTTTGCGAACCTTGGGAATTGGAATTATCTTATCCAATGCTGGTTCGGTTATTCCTGCAAAAAGTGCAAACTTCTCTCCACTTCCTCTCCTTGTATCCATGCGTTTAAGCGATTCTTTGGAAGAAAGTACTTCCTACTTTTTCTCGGAAGTAAAACGCTTAAAATTGATTATTGACAATTTAAAAAATGGTCCTGCTTTTGTGCTTCTAGACGAAATTTTGAGAGGAACGAATTCGGATGACAAGCAAAATGGAACCATCGGAATCGTTGAACAAATGGTTCGTTTGGGTGCCCTTGGAATGATTGCAACACATGATTTAGAAGTTTGCGAAACCACAAATTTGCATCCGACGTATTTAAAGAACAAATGCTTTGAAGTAGAAATTCGAGACAACGATTTGTTTTTTGATTACAAACTTCGGAATGGTATTTGTCAGAACAAGAGTGCAACATTTATCATGAAAAAATACCAAGTCATTTGA
- a CDS encoding thiol-disulfide oxidoreductase DCC family protein, which yields MDKPIIFYDGDCGFCNKTVQFVLNKEKNSEIHFCALQNDFAKVFFKDLGITEIDLSTFYFWDGNKLNKRSTAALKVLNYLRFPFTLGKVGWICPRFIRDGIYSMIAKRRMRLAPSFCALPTPSQAKRFLSQKVS from the coding sequence ATGGACAAACCAATAATTTTTTATGATGGAGATTGCGGATTTTGCAATAAAACGGTTCAGTTTGTTCTGAATAAGGAGAAAAATTCTGAAATCCATTTTTGTGCACTTCAAAATGATTTTGCAAAAGTATTTTTCAAGGACTTAGGAATAACTGAAATTGATCTGTCAACATTTTATTTTTGGGACGGAAATAAATTGAATAAACGCTCCACAGCAGCGCTTAAGGTTTTGAATTATTTGCGTTTTCCATTCACTTTGGGAAAGGTAGGCTGGATTTGTCCACGATTCATTCGGGATGGAATTTACAGCATGATTGCTAAAAGAAGAATGCGATTGGCCCCAAGTTTTTGTGCTTTGCCAACTCCTTCACAAGCAAAACGCTTTTTGTCTCAAAAAGTGAGTTGA
- a CDS encoding CBS domain-containing protein: MRISASIYSDKKRDLSETIQDLAAHHVDLLHVDCNDNPSVFDDIRQIRSWCNIPIDLHIITKNPSKYYDLLREVPVEYVTFQLEDLEEELVIPSDITGKKGLGIITPTSVESFDKYGNFDFILMMATVPGQSGGVFDAVNFKKIRDFQHKYPSKSVHVDGGVNGEVSFILRNMGVHTSVSGSYLFNAPSVGHALMDLTKRNVDSQFVVKDFMIPLSESPVIDENSSVLEVLNAVEDGKLGFALVINKSADLKGLISNADIRKSLIRTKGNLNQESISEIMNGKPLVIQETATVNDLLQQIKKYSFPILYLPVVDSGNKAKGILTFVNLIKGEI, from the coding sequence ATGAGAATATCTGCTTCGATTTATTCGGATAAGAAACGGGACCTGTCGGAAACAATTCAAGATTTAGCTGCACATCATGTCGATTTGCTACATGTTGATTGCAATGACAATCCAAGTGTTTTTGATGATATACGCCAAATTCGATCGTGGTGTAATATTCCAATCGACTTGCATATTATTACCAAAAATCCTTCGAAATATTATGATTTATTGAGAGAGGTTCCAGTTGAATACGTTACTTTTCAATTAGAAGATTTGGAAGAAGAATTGGTTATTCCTTCAGATATCACAGGAAAAAAAGGATTGGGAATTATCACTCCAACTTCTGTTGAGTCATTTGATAAATACGGCAATTTTGATTTCATTCTGATGATGGCAACTGTTCCAGGTCAAAGTGGAGGTGTTTTTGATGCGGTTAATTTTAAGAAAATTCGTGATTTTCAACACAAATATCCTTCAAAATCAGTTCATGTAGATGGCGGAGTAAATGGAGAAGTTTCATTTATTCTGAGAAATATGGGAGTTCATACTTCCGTTTCTGGATCCTATTTATTCAATGCTCCAAGTGTTGGACATGCGTTGATGGATTTGACCAAACGAAATGTAGATTCTCAGTTTGTGGTGAAAGATTTCATGATTCCATTGTCAGAATCTCCTGTAATTGATGAAAACTCTTCGGTATTGGAAGTTTTAAATGCAGTTGAAGATGGTAAATTAGGATTTGCCTTGGTAATCAACAAATCAGCTGATTTAAAAGGATTGATTTCCAATGCTGATATTCGCAAAAGCCTGATCCGTACAAAAGGGAATCTCAACCAAGAAAGTATTTCTGAAATCATGAACGGGAAACCATTGGTGATTCAAGAAACAGCAACCGTAAACGACTTACTACAACAAATCAAAAAATATTCGTTCCCAATTCTTTATTTGCCAGTTGTTGATAGTGGGAATAAAGCAAAAGGGATTTTAACATTCGTAAACCTGATTAAAGGGGAAATATGA
- a CDS encoding Crp/Fnr family transcriptional regulator: MSHIFKQHLQKFISVSEEEFEAILSYFKTIHVSKKEILQQEGKICRWQYFVLTGCLRKFMTNEKGVEVTTEFAIETWWLSDNRSFELQAEALFSIQAVENSEILTIDSQSMEKLYQDFPIMERYFRFVYQRAFAAYQMRIKYLYTFSKEDYFFHFYDSYPQFAQRIPQYLLASFLGLTPEYLSELRKKRVTATDR, encoded by the coding sequence ATGTCACACATATTCAAGCAACATCTTCAAAAATTCATCTCCGTTTCGGAGGAAGAATTTGAAGCGATATTAAGTTATTTCAAAACGATTCACGTTTCCAAGAAGGAAATATTACAGCAAGAAGGAAAAATTTGTCGGTGGCAATATTTTGTACTAACAGGATGTCTACGGAAATTCATGACAAATGAAAAGGGAGTTGAAGTGACTACCGAGTTCGCTATAGAAACTTGGTGGTTATCCGATAACAGATCTTTCGAGCTTCAGGCGGAAGCATTATTTAGTATTCAAGCTGTTGAAAACTCAGAAATCCTGACAATTGATTCTCAATCCATGGAGAAATTATACCAGGACTTCCCTATTATGGAAAGGTATTTTCGATTTGTTTATCAGCGTGCCTTTGCTGCCTACCAAATGCGTATCAAGTACCTATATACTTTTTCCAAAGAAGACTATTTTTTCCATTTTTATGATTCCTATCCTCAGTTTGCACAGCGTATCCCTCAATATCTACTTGCTTCTTTCTTAGGACTTACTCCAGAGTATTTAAGTGAACTCCGGAAAAAGAGAGTTACAGCGACAGATCGATAA
- a CDS encoding extracellular catalytic domain type 1 short-chain-length polyhydroxyalkanoate depolymerase — protein sequence MKARANIVIAILFPLVGFSQLSDITEKITENKGNLNAYIHEPAKKTTKQVPLVLVLHGCNQDADEIARSSGWNELADNLGFYVLYPEQRGVNNMIKCFNWFLENDQEKDKGEIASIHEMVQYAVSTYQIDESRIYIYGVSAGAAMSVNYMACYPNTIKSGAILAGTAYKQVDSPMKSFSEMREPTVFSDENLRQKIYSQDSLYKGAFPQLIIIHGNDDKVVNYGNGEVLLKQWKTVTKVVSESTKNVNINVNSPKITRTDYKDSKNNSVIIFYTADKWGHYLMIDPGPSPKQGGEVTKYAKDGDFFSTYELAKDWNLVP from the coding sequence TTGAAAGCAAGAGCAAACATCGTCATAGCAATCTTATTCCCGCTGGTTGGGTTTTCACAATTAAGTGATATCACAGAGAAAATAACCGAAAACAAAGGAAATCTGAATGCTTACATTCATGAACCTGCTAAAAAAACAACGAAGCAAGTTCCTTTAGTATTGGTTCTTCATGGCTGTAATCAAGATGCGGATGAAATAGCGCGAAGTTCAGGTTGGAACGAACTGGCAGACAATCTTGGATTCTATGTCCTTTATCCTGAACAACGTGGAGTGAATAATATGATTAAATGCTTTAACTGGTTTTTGGAAAATGATCAAGAAAAAGACAAGGGAGAGATTGCAAGTATTCATGAAATGGTTCAATACGCCGTTTCGACTTACCAAATAGATGAATCCCGCATTTACATTTACGGAGTGAGTGCTGGCGCTGCAATGAGCGTGAATTACATGGCTTGCTATCCAAACACCATTAAATCTGGAGCAATTTTGGCTGGAACTGCATATAAACAAGTAGACTCTCCTATGAAATCATTTTCAGAGATGCGCGAACCAACCGTTTTTAGTGACGAGAATTTACGTCAAAAGATCTATTCGCAAGATTCCTTGTACAAAGGAGCGTTCCCACAACTCATCATTATCCATGGAAATGACGACAAAGTGGTGAATTATGGAAACGGCGAAGTTTTGCTCAAACAATGGAAAACTGTCACTAAAGTCGTTTCAGAAAGCACTAAAAATGTGAATATCAATGTAAATTCTCCCAAAATAACGCGAACAGATTACAAAGATTCGAAAAACAATTCCGTCATTATTTTCTATACAGCCGATAAATGGGGACATTATTTAATGATTGATCCAGGACCAAGTCCAAAACAAGGAGGTGAAGTAACCAAATATGCGAAAGATGGCGATTTCTTCAGTACGTATGAACTAGCGAAAGATTGGAATTTGGTTCCCTAG
- the aroF gene encoding 3-deoxy-7-phosphoheptulonate synthase, producing the protein MIIHLKKSVNSTDAAKLAAENKAFHLVSQGVNVLVTGSGVKEIPAGLENFTDEHWVFPNDMQLASRDYRSETREVKIGNVTVGGKSGNTIVISGPCSVESEEQIRESSELLKSLGLTSLRGGCYKPRTSPYSFQGLGLEGLKLLSKMREEYGFSVVTEARDATHIDEIIEHADVIQVGAKAMYDQGILRACSKTQKTVLIKRGFGSTLQEFVQAAEFVLSGGNENVVLCERGIRTFETGTRFTLDLCGVEWLKHYTNLPVILDPSHAMGYAYGVAGLSRACIALGVNGLLVEVHPNPKVAKSDASQQLNHEEFKQLLQTLSPIASSVGYKMV; encoded by the coding sequence ATGATCATTCATTTAAAAAAATCAGTCAATTCAACTGATGCAGCAAAATTAGCGGCGGAAAACAAAGCGTTTCACTTGGTTTCTCAAGGAGTAAATGTTCTTGTAACGGGTTCAGGTGTAAAGGAGATTCCTGCTGGACTTGAGAATTTCACAGACGAGCATTGGGTATTTCCAAACGATATGCAATTGGCATCTCGGGATTACCGTTCAGAAACGAGAGAAGTAAAGATTGGTAATGTAACCGTAGGTGGAAAATCTGGAAATACCATTGTAATTTCTGGACCATGTTCTGTTGAATCTGAAGAGCAAATCAGAGAATCTTCTGAATTATTGAAGTCTTTAGGCTTGACATCGCTTCGTGGAGGTTGTTACAAGCCAAGGACAAGTCCGTATAGTTTCCAAGGATTGGGATTGGAAGGATTAAAATTGCTTTCGAAAATGCGTGAAGAATACGGTTTTTCAGTGGTTACGGAAGCGAGAGATGCAACACATATTGATGAAATTATTGAACACGCAGATGTGATCCAGGTTGGAGCAAAAGCAATGTACGATCAAGGAATTTTACGTGCTTGTTCGAAAACTCAAAAAACCGTTTTAATTAAACGAGGTTTTGGATCCACTTTACAAGAGTTTGTTCAGGCGGCTGAATTTGTGCTTTCAGGCGGAAATGAAAATGTAGTTCTATGTGAAAGAGGAATCAGAACGTTTGAAACTGGAACGCGATTTACCTTGGATTTGTGTGGAGTAGAATGGTTGAAACATTACACGAATCTTCCCGTGATTTTGGATCCAAGCCATGCAATGGGTTATGCTTACGGTGTGGCTGGATTGTCACGAGCTTGTATCGCTTTAGGGGTAAATGGATTGTTGGTGGAAGTTCACCCAAATCCTAAAGTTGCTAAGTCTGATGCTTCTCAGCAGTTGAATCACGAAGAATTCAAGCAATTATTACAAACTCTCAGTCCAATTGCTTCAAGCGTTGGCTATAAAATGGTGTAA
- a CDS encoding carboxymuconolactone decarboxylase family protein: protein MENRINILETEPAATKAMYGLAGYIEKSALTKTHQELIKLRASQINGCAFCIDMHTTDALKHGETTQRIVLLNAWREVSDLYTKEERIVLALTDAVTLIHQEGIPTDLYKEASETFDDNYLAQIIMAIVTINSWNRIAISGLFQPAK from the coding sequence ATGGAAAATAGAATCAACATTTTAGAGACAGAACCAGCAGCTACAAAAGCAATGTACGGTCTGGCGGGTTACATTGAGAAAAGCGCATTGACAAAAACACATCAGGAATTAATCAAATTGCGGGCTTCACAAATCAATGGTTGTGCATTTTGCATTGATATGCACACAACAGACGCATTGAAACACGGCGAAACAACACAACGTATTGTTTTATTGAATGCTTGGAGAGAAGTGAGTGATTTGTACACCAAAGAAGAACGTATCGTTTTGGCATTAACTGATGCTGTAACGTTAATCCACCAAGAAGGAATTCCAACAGACCTTTACAAAGAAGCAAGTGAGACGTTTGATGATAATTATTTGGCACAGATTATTATGGCGATTGTAACGATTAATTCTTGGAATCGCATCGCGATTAGTGGATTGTTTCAACCAGCGAAATAA